One Diospyros lotus cultivar Yz01 chromosome 1, ASM1463336v1, whole genome shotgun sequence genomic window carries:
- the LOC127794140 gene encoding putative non-specific lipid-transfer protein 14, with product MESRRVVLLAAVLLALMWMPASVTAVVECTTVTALISACSNFVTYGSPDPMPGSPCCDAMVTLNSLAHSVEDRRSLCRCVMGLITIYNPNATSIATLPGFCGVSLGFTIEPNTDCN from the coding sequence ATGGAGAGTAGACGAGTGGTGTTGTTGGCAGCGGTACTGTTAGCGTTGATGTGGATGCCGGCGTCGGTAACGGCGGTGGTGGAATGCACCACCGTGACGGCACTTATATCGGCGTGCTCCAACTTCGTCACCTATGGCTCGCCGGACCCAATGCCCGGCTCGCCGTGCTGCGACGCAATGGTGACCCTCAATAGCCTGGCTCACTCAGTCGAGGACCGCCGTTCGCTGTGCCGGTGCGTGATGGGCCTCATCACTATATACAACCCCAATGCCACTTCCATTGCCACCTTGCCCGGCTTCTGCGGTGTCTCTCTAGGCTTCACCATTGAGCCCAACACTGACTGCAACTAG
- the LOC127804535 gene encoding protein IQ-DOMAIN 23-like isoform X1, with product MGKASRWLRGLFSPRKSSDSSEKKKEAYTRSFSGDDQLSGGGSKGSFTAEASSSGAYEEVIDANKHAIAVAAATAAVAEAALAAAQAAAEVVRLTSAGGSRPPSGHAGMSFRRRELAAVKIQSAFRAYLARRALRALKGLVRLQALVRGHIVRKQSADMLRRMQALARIQARACANRAHAPESSYSTTKSSQSYNSGQGTLKNCDSQFPAYSTKSDRPLAPMRPQSKMKINGNIDLQRSHLGSNWLDRWMEECSWNSQAGASPSTGRADEERSDKILEVDTWKPHLTSKGREEIFRTSKHVTTCDCNQGVTIFDSLSRQSTNSQKQNPSIPSAEALSLRSLKFPVQVDQAAVWTRENSPQMYSASSRPGSSGRRGPFSPARSEFSRSFFSDYLGHPNYMSNTESFQAKVRSQSAPRQRMQVEKLGPTKSFVRGYWDADTVSEMGSASHANYRTKAYPGSGRMDRPGTPFKGKGNGIASYNPGYGGRF from the exons ATGGGTAAGGCGTCGAGATGGCTGCGGGGGCTTTTCAGCCCCAGAAAGTCGTCGGATTCgtcggagaagaagaaggaggctTATACCAGATCCTTCAGTGGCGACGACCAGCTGAGTGGTGGTGGCAGCAAAGGCTCCTTCACTGCCGAAGCGTCCTCGTCCGGCGCCTATGAGGAAGTGATCGACGCCAACAAACACGCGATTGCGGTGGCTGCGGCGACGGCGGCCGTGGCCGAGGCGGCTCTAGCCGCCGCGCAGGCTGCCGCCGAGGTTGTAAGGCTGACGAGTGCTGGCGGGAGCAGGCCCCCCTCCGGACACGCCGGAATGAGTTTCCGGCGGCGGGAATTGGCGGCTGTCAAGATCCAATCGGCTTTCCGAGCTTATCTG GCGAGGAGAGCATTGAGGGCGCTAAAGGGGTTGGTGAGGCTTCAGGCATTGGTCAGAGGACACATCGTAAGAAAACAAAGTGCAGATATGCTTCGACGCATGCAGGCACTGGCACGAATACAGGCCCGAGCATGTGCAAATCGAGCTCATGCTCCAGAATCCTCATATTCTACCACCAAGTCCTCCCAGTCATATAATTCA GGCCAAGGGACTCTCAAAAATTGTGACAGTCAATTTCCTGCGTACAGTACCAAATCTGATCGGCCCTTGGCGCCAATG AGGCCTCAATCAAAGATGAAGATCAATGGCAATATTGATCTACAAAGGTCTCATTTGGGATCAAATTGGTTAGACCGCTGGATGGAAGAATGTTCGTGGAACAGCCAGGCTGGAGCCTCGCCATCAACTGGACGTGCCGATGAAGAGAGGAGTGACAAGATCCTTGAAGTGGACACTTGGAAGCCTCACCTGACCTCTAAAGGACGTGAAGAAATCTTTAGGACGTCGAAGCATGTTACAACATGCGATTGCAATCAGGGCGTTACAATATTTGACTCTCTGTCAAGACAGTCGACCAATTCTCAAAAGCAAAATCCAAGTATACCTTCTGCTGAAGCTCTGTCGTTAAGATCCCTAAAATTCCCTGTGCAAGTAGATCAGGCGGCTGTATGGACTAGGGAGAACAGCCCACAAATGTATTCTGCATCATCTAGACCTGGAAGTAGTGGCAGAAGAGGACCCTTCTCACCCGCAAGGAGCGAGTTTTCAAGAAGCTTCTTTAGTGACTACCTAGGGCACCCGAACTACATGTCTAACACGGAATCATTTCAGGCGAAGGTCAGGTCCCAGAGCGCACCCCGACAGAGAATGCAAGTTGAAAAACTTGGTCCAACCAAGAGCTTTGTTCGCGGGTACTGGGACGCAGACACTGTTTCTGAAATGGGGTCTGCTTCGCACGCCAACTACAGGACCAAAGCTTACCCGGGCTCTGGTCGCATGGATAGACCTGGGACGCCGTTTAAAGGGAAAGGGAACGGCATAGCCAGCTACAATCCTGGTTATGGTGGTAGGTTCTGA
- the LOC127804535 gene encoding protein IQ-DOMAIN 24-like isoform X2, translating to MGKASRWLRGLFSPRKSSDSSEKKKEAYTRSFSGDDQLSGGGSKGSFTAEASSSGAYEEVIDANKHAIAVAAATAAVAEAALAAAQAAAEVVRLTSAGGSRPPSGHAGMSFRRRELAAVKIQSAFRAYLARRALRALKGLVRLQALVRGHIVRKQSADMLRRMQALARIQARACANRAHAPESSYSTTKSSQSYNSRPQSKMKINGNIDLQRSHLGSNWLDRWMEECSWNSQAGASPSTGRADEERSDKILEVDTWKPHLTSKGREEIFRTSKHVTTCDCNQGVTIFDSLSRQSTNSQKQNPSIPSAEALSLRSLKFPVQVDQAAVWTRENSPQMYSASSRPGSSGRRGPFSPARSEFSRSFFSDYLGHPNYMSNTESFQAKVRSQSAPRQRMQVEKLGPTKSFVRGYWDADTVSEMGSASHANYRTKAYPGSGRMDRPGTPFKGKGNGIASYNPGYGGRF from the exons ATGGGTAAGGCGTCGAGATGGCTGCGGGGGCTTTTCAGCCCCAGAAAGTCGTCGGATTCgtcggagaagaagaaggaggctTATACCAGATCCTTCAGTGGCGACGACCAGCTGAGTGGTGGTGGCAGCAAAGGCTCCTTCACTGCCGAAGCGTCCTCGTCCGGCGCCTATGAGGAAGTGATCGACGCCAACAAACACGCGATTGCGGTGGCTGCGGCGACGGCGGCCGTGGCCGAGGCGGCTCTAGCCGCCGCGCAGGCTGCCGCCGAGGTTGTAAGGCTGACGAGTGCTGGCGGGAGCAGGCCCCCCTCCGGACACGCCGGAATGAGTTTCCGGCGGCGGGAATTGGCGGCTGTCAAGATCCAATCGGCTTTCCGAGCTTATCTG GCGAGGAGAGCATTGAGGGCGCTAAAGGGGTTGGTGAGGCTTCAGGCATTGGTCAGAGGACACATCGTAAGAAAACAAAGTGCAGATATGCTTCGACGCATGCAGGCACTGGCACGAATACAGGCCCGAGCATGTGCAAATCGAGCTCATGCTCCAGAATCCTCATATTCTACCACCAAGTCCTCCCAGTCATATAATTCA AGGCCTCAATCAAAGATGAAGATCAATGGCAATATTGATCTACAAAGGTCTCATTTGGGATCAAATTGGTTAGACCGCTGGATGGAAGAATGTTCGTGGAACAGCCAGGCTGGAGCCTCGCCATCAACTGGACGTGCCGATGAAGAGAGGAGTGACAAGATCCTTGAAGTGGACACTTGGAAGCCTCACCTGACCTCTAAAGGACGTGAAGAAATCTTTAGGACGTCGAAGCATGTTACAACATGCGATTGCAATCAGGGCGTTACAATATTTGACTCTCTGTCAAGACAGTCGACCAATTCTCAAAAGCAAAATCCAAGTATACCTTCTGCTGAAGCTCTGTCGTTAAGATCCCTAAAATTCCCTGTGCAAGTAGATCAGGCGGCTGTATGGACTAGGGAGAACAGCCCACAAATGTATTCTGCATCATCTAGACCTGGAAGTAGTGGCAGAAGAGGACCCTTCTCACCCGCAAGGAGCGAGTTTTCAAGAAGCTTCTTTAGTGACTACCTAGGGCACCCGAACTACATGTCTAACACGGAATCATTTCAGGCGAAGGTCAGGTCCCAGAGCGCACCCCGACAGAGAATGCAAGTTGAAAAACTTGGTCCAACCAAGAGCTTTGTTCGCGGGTACTGGGACGCAGACACTGTTTCTGAAATGGGGTCTGCTTCGCACGCCAACTACAGGACCAAAGCTTACCCGGGCTCTGGTCGCATGGATAGACCTGGGACGCCGTTTAAAGGGAAAGGGAACGGCATAGCCAGCTACAATCCTGGTTATGGTGGTAGGTTCTGA